From one Paenibacillus sp. FSL K6-1330 genomic stretch:
- a CDS encoding ABC transporter permease: MNKWTKFTLPLLQPIAAIIVGLLAGAIAIMIAGGDILQTYAEMWKGAFGGMYFFTNTLSRATPIILIGLGAAFAFRAGFFNLGAEGQMVFGALSAALVGLYMPGPGWLVCIVAILAGVIAGGLWSVMAGYFDARFRVNLLISTLLLNYVAVLFAGYLVAYPLKDRSGSAAMAQSEMLDNSVWLPKLISGMPLHVGFVLAVLAALIIFVLLKRSVIGYEVRMLGGNPLFALFGGVKRGPMMLGAMFFSGGLAGLGGAVEILGSQYRYIDGALSTADYAWTGIMAALLAGSHPIGTLIASIFLAALQTGGMGVERNTEVPLEVGAIIQAVLILFISARFTYSFLKRRKGNKSDGTAV; this comes from the coding sequence ATGAATAAATGGACAAAATTTACGCTTCCGCTGCTCCAGCCGATTGCCGCCATCATTGTTGGGCTGCTTGCCGGAGCCATCGCGATCATGATTGCCGGCGGCGATATCCTGCAGACTTACGCGGAGATGTGGAAGGGTGCCTTCGGCGGCATGTATTTCTTTACGAATACGCTGTCCCGGGCGACCCCGATTATTCTGATTGGTCTGGGCGCGGCGTTTGCATTCCGCGCAGGTTTCTTTAACCTTGGTGCCGAAGGTCAGATGGTGTTTGGCGCGCTTTCTGCCGCATTGGTCGGATTGTACATGCCGGGCCCGGGCTGGCTGGTGTGTATCGTTGCCATTCTTGCCGGTGTGATCGCAGGCGGATTATGGTCGGTGATGGCCGGATATTTTGATGCCCGGTTTCGGGTTAACCTGCTGATCTCCACGCTGCTGCTGAACTATGTGGCCGTGTTGTTTGCGGGTTATCTGGTCGCCTATCCGCTGAAGGACCGCTCGGGTTCAGCTGCGATGGCGCAATCTGAAATGCTCGATAACAGCGTCTGGCTGCCGAAGCTAATCTCCGGTATGCCGCTGCATGTAGGCTTTGTGCTCGCGGTGCTGGCCGCGTTGATTATATTTGTACTGTTGAAGCGCTCCGTGATCGGTTACGAGGTACGGATGCTTGGCGGCAATCCGCTGTTTGCCCTGTTTGGCGGCGTTAAGCGCGGACCGATGATGCTTGGCGCCATGTTCTTCAGCGGCGGCTTGGCCGGTCTTGGTGGCGCCGTTGAAATTCTGGGCTCTCAGTATCGCTATATTGATGGTGCATTATCTACGGCCGACTATGCCTGGACGGGCATTATGGCTGCATTGTTGGCAGGATCGCATCCGATCGGCACGCTGATTGCCTCGATCTTTTTGGCCGCGCTGCAGACAGGCGGTATGGGCGTGGAACGGAATACGGAAGTGCCGCTTGAGGTAGGAGCGATTATCCAAGCCGTGCTGATTCTGTTTATCTCCGCCCGATTCACTTACAGCTTCCTGAAGCGCAGAAAGGGGAACAAATCCGATGGAACAGCTGTTTGA
- a CDS encoding ABC transporter permease — protein sequence MEQLFDLALINSALRVLTPILLAALGGALCSRVGLFNVGLEGFMLLGAFSAVVGNHFFGNVFYAILFAIVIVSIFSFIFAYLSINLQANVIVVGIAMNALAAGLTTFSLRAIFDVKGAFYDNTMVGLPKWNIPIIEDIPVIGPILAGLTPLVYLSFLIAGLMWYYFYRTKSGFRFLAAGENPLAAKSVGIRVRRYQYGAVLASGVLCALAGAQLSLGQVTMFTEGMTAGRGFIALVATMLGQSGPLGVTAASLLFGFMDALSIRFQGLALPTHFTQMLPYVVTILAMFFFKDKSFQQDALKQGSSSR from the coding sequence ATGGAACAGCTGTTTGATCTTGCCTTAATCAACTCGGCCCTCCGGGTGCTCACTCCGATCTTGCTTGCGGCCCTCGGCGGTGCCCTGTGTTCGCGCGTCGGACTGTTCAACGTCGGTTTGGAAGGCTTTATGCTGCTTGGGGCTTTTTCCGCCGTGGTGGGGAACCACTTCTTCGGCAACGTCTTTTATGCGATTTTGTTCGCGATTGTGATCGTTTCGATATTCTCTTTTATATTTGCTTATCTCAGCATCAATCTGCAGGCGAACGTCATCGTGGTCGGTATCGCGATGAATGCGTTGGCGGCTGGATTGACCACATTTAGTTTACGGGCTATTTTTGATGTAAAAGGTGCATTTTATGACAATACGATGGTTGGGCTGCCGAAATGGAACATTCCGATTATCGAGGATATTCCGGTGATCGGTCCGATACTGGCGGGTTTGACGCCGCTTGTCTATCTGTCGTTTTTGATTGCGGGCCTCATGTGGTATTATTTCTATCGCACGAAGAGCGGCTTCCGGTTCCTGGCTGCCGGTGAGAATCCGCTCGCTGCCAAAAGCGTAGGAATCCGTGTAAGACGGTATCAGTATGGAGCCGTGCTGGCGAGCGGTGTGTTGTGTGCCCTTGCCGGTGCGCAGCTGTCGCTTGGCCAGGTGACGATGTTTACGGAAGGCATGACGGCTGGACGCGGCTTTATTGCGCTCGTAGCTACAATGCTGGGCCAATCGGGTCCGCTTGGAGTAACGGCCGCAAGCCTGCTGTTTGGCTTTATGGATGCGCTCAGCATAAGGTTCCAGGGACTGGCGCTGCCTACGCATTTCACGCAGATGCTGCCTTATGTCGTCACGATTCTGGCGATGTTCTTCTTTAAGGACAAAAGCTTCCAGCAGGATGCACTGAAGCAGGGCTCAAGCTCCAGATAG